From Strix uralensis isolate ZFMK-TIS-50842 chromosome 1, bStrUra1, whole genome shotgun sequence, a single genomic window includes:
- the LY96 gene encoding lymphocyte antigen 96 isoform X1: MFGLLFFILFTPGVSEFLCTSSDLELSYTFCDSTAHTFKFNVTPCSMNKSVWKASLTWIPRSDITFLKIVFNVWYEGAKALYWKEVLCSGSDDEYSVCGTLKGETFATEFDIKGLRTPFPKGNYNIIFEGFSDDSDNNILMCLNFTMIIKQDPF; this comes from the exons ATGTTTggacttttgtttttcattttattcaccCCTGGAGTCAGTGAATTTCTTTGTACGTCATCAGATCTAGAACTGTCATATACTTTCTGTG ATTCTACAGCTCATACTTTCAAGTTTAATGTGACACCTTGCAGCATGAACAAATCTGTCTGGAAGGCTTCTCTTACCTGGATTCCAA GAAGTGACATCACCTTTTTGAAGATTGTCTTCAACGTCTGGTACGAAGGTGCCAAAGCATTATACTGGAAAGAAGTCCTTTGCAGTGGATCCGATGATGAATACTCAGTGTGCGGAACACTGAAAGGAG aaacatttgcaACAGAATTTGACATTAAAGGTTTAAGAACACCGTTTCCAAAG GGCAATTATAACATTATTTTCGAAGGTTTCTCTGATGACTCTGACAATAATATACTCATGTGCTTGAATTTCACAATGATAATAAAACAAGACCCTTTCTGA
- the LY96 gene encoding lymphocyte antigen 96 isoform X2, with protein MFGLLFFILFTPGVSEFLCTSSDLELSYTFCDSTAHTFKFNVTPCSMNKSVWKASLTWIPRSDITFLKIVFNVWYEGAKALYWKEVLCSGSDDEYSVCGTLKGETFATEFDIKGLRTPFPKNTEVTSTSNWNPSCEIISTLIFLR; from the exons ATGTTTggacttttgtttttcattttattcaccCCTGGAGTCAGTGAATTTCTTTGTACGTCATCAGATCTAGAACTGTCATATACTTTCTGTG ATTCTACAGCTCATACTTTCAAGTTTAATGTGACACCTTGCAGCATGAACAAATCTGTCTGGAAGGCTTCTCTTACCTGGATTCCAA GAAGTGACATCACCTTTTTGAAGATTGTCTTCAACGTCTGGTACGAAGGTGCCAAAGCATTATACTGGAAAGAAGTCCTTTGCAGTGGATCCGATGATGAATACTCAGTGTGCGGAACACTGAAAGGAG aaacatttgcaACAGAATTTGACATTAAAGGTTTAAGAACACCGTTTCCAAAG AACACGGAGGTCACTTCTACAAGCAACTGGAATCCGAGCTGTGAAATAATAAGCACACTAATTTTCCTGAGGTAG